One genomic segment of Pseudomonas chlororaphis subsp. aurantiaca includes these proteins:
- the cadR gene encoding Cd(II)/Pb(II)-responsive transcriptional regulator — protein sequence MKIGELAKLTDCQVETIRYYEREGLLPEPARSEGNYRLYTQAHTERLTFIRNCRSLDMTLEEIRSLLNLRDSPQDQCQNVNALIDEHIHHVKARIDGLLALQTQLLDLRQRCSEGPDLDQCGILQRLEVSGSVAPSEAEDSHVGRSHGH from the coding sequence ATGAAAATTGGCGAGCTGGCGAAGCTGACCGACTGTCAGGTCGAAACCATCCGTTACTACGAGCGCGAAGGCCTGCTGCCGGAACCGGCCCGCAGCGAGGGCAATTACCGTCTGTATACCCAGGCCCACACCGAACGCCTGACCTTCATCCGCAACTGCCGCAGCCTGGACATGACCCTCGAGGAAATCCGCAGCCTGCTGAACCTGCGCGACAGCCCGCAGGACCAGTGCCAGAACGTGAACGCGCTGATCGACGAACATATCCACCACGTCAAGGCGCGGATCGACGGGCTCTTGGCCTTGCAGACACAGTTGCTCGACCTGCGCCAACGCTGCAGCGAAGGGCCGGACCTGGATCAGTGCGGGATTTTGCAGCGCCTGGAAGTCAGCGGCTCGGTGGCCCCCAGCGAGGCCGAGGATTCTCATGTGGGCCGTAGCCACGGCCACTAG